CCGACGGCGGGGCCAACCCCGAGCCGCGCCCGCTGCACCTGGCGCAGTACGGCGTGATGGCCGCCGCCCTGGCGAAACTCGTCCACGGGATCGAGAACCCGCGCGTCGCGCAGCTGAACATCGGCTCGGAAGAGGCCAAGGGCACGGACATGATCAAGGAAGTCCGCGGCCTGCTTCGGGTTGCGCCCGGGCTGAACTACATCGGCTATGTCGAGGGTCGCGACCTGCTCGAGGGCGCCGCGGATGTCATCGTCGCCGACGGGTTCGTGGGCAACACCACGCTGAAACTCACCGAGGGCGTCGCGATGAGCGTGGTGCGCTCGATCTTCCAGACCATCTTCGAGCACGACCCCAATCTGGCGGTCGCGATCGAGCCGGTGGCCAAGATCCTCGCCAAGCGGATGGATTATCATGAGTTCGGCGGCGCCCCCCTCCTGGGCGTCAACGGCGTCTGCGTGATCTGCCACGGCTCCAGCCAGCCCAAGACCATCGCCGCGGCGATCCGCAACACGCGCGAGCAGGTGCTGACGCACCTCAACGACGAGATCGTCCGTCGTCTCGACGAGTGCAACGCAGCCTGGAGCGCGCTCGCGAAGGACGAGGACCAGAACCCTTCGGTCGCTTCGACCACGCGAGAGCCGGCATGAGCAACACCAACGACGGGCACACCCGATCCAGCGCACGCGTCGGCCTCCAGCCGGTCGCGAATGTCGGAGTCCGGATCTGCGGCAGCGGGTCGTTCGTGCCCGACAAGGTCCTGAGCAACGCCGACTTCGAGCGCATGATGGACACCACCGACGAGTGGATCTTCCAGCGCACCGGCATCCGCGAGCGCCGCATCGCCGACCCGGCCAAGGGCGAGGACAACAAGCATTTCTGCACGCAGGCGCTCTCCCGCGCGCTCCGCGACGCGCGCATGGACCCCAAAGA
The genomic region above belongs to Phycisphaeraceae bacterium and contains:
- the plsX gene encoding phosphate acyltransferase PlsX, coding for MRIAIDVMGGDHAPDAILKGAFASLEHLTPDDRIILVGPRDIIEDTMREHRVRDDRLEIVHAPEVIGMDESPVTAVKSKPQSSIVLMSMLGSPAKAAKLGLTPADAIISAGNTGACVSAATMHMRRLQGVHRPGIAVTLPSFHGPVVLTDGGANPEPRPLHLAQYGVMAAALAKLVHGIENPRVAQLNIGSEEAKGTDMIKEVRGLLRVAPGLNYIGYVEGRDLLEGAADVIVADGFVGNTTLKLTEGVAMSVVRSIFQTIFEHDPNLAVAIEPVAKILAKRMDYHEFGGAPLLGVNGVCVICHGSSQPKTIAAAIRNTREQVLTHLNDEIVRRLDECNAAWSALAKDEDQNPSVASTTREPA